The genomic region GTAAAGCTAGTAAAGCCAGAACTAGCTGAATCTTTAGAAAATCAATTAATAGCACTTGCACAAGCAGGAAGAATTAGAGTTCCTATAACTGACGACGAGTTAAAGGAAATCTTAGCCCAAGTGGCAGAACAAAATAAAAGAGATTATAAGATTCAAATTAGAGAAAGGGGTTGGAAATGAGCACAACTAAACCTTTAGCTAAAAAATTAAGATTAGCCAAGGCTCTAAAATCAAACTCAGCTATCCCAGCATGGGTTATATTAAAAACTAATGGAAAAGTAAGAATAAATCCTCTTAGAAGAAACTGGAGAAGGAATAGTCTAAAGGTGTAAAAGCATGAGAGAGAAGGATAATTTTGAAATGGTAATTAACTTAAGAAAGATAGCTACCGGTAAGAGGACTAACAGGCTAGGAAGAGCATTAAAGGAAATTAGAAGTAAAATAATCAGACATTTTGGGGCAGATAGAGTAGTGATAGACCCATTAGTAGTAAAGTCGTTATCTACTAACGGATATGATAAGATAAAAAGCAGAATAAGAGTAGTAGTAAGCAAATTAGATGAAAAAACATATTTAGTAAAGCTTGCAATTAAGAGTGAATGAATATACAGAGATTAAGTATATTTGGAACCGATAATATAGGAGTATACATATTTTCTAACGATAAATATACTTTTGTTCCAAAAAATCTAGATAATGAAACTAAAAAGCTTATCCAAGAAAATTTAGGTACAGAAATTATAGAAACTACAATAGCAGATAGTTTCTTAATAGGAATTTTTATGACAGGTAATAATAAAGCACTTCTTCTTCCTAAAAATATTAGAGACGACGAATTAAAAATTGTAAAAGAACTGGCTAAGGACATAAGAGTAGAAGTATTAAACTTGAAGACCACTGCACTTGGAAATGTAATATTGACAAACGATAACGCTGCATTAGTTTATCCGGAATTTTCAGACGCAGAAGTCAAGCAAATTAAAGAAGCATTACAAGTTGACGAAATTAAAAAAGGTAGAATTGCGCATGTATCTGTTGTAGGGTCAGTAGGAGTTGTTACAGATAAAGGTGGAATTGTACACATAGATGCCAGCGACGATGAAATAAAGGAACTATCTAAACTATTCAAAATTAACATAGATATAGGCACGGTAAATTTCGGTAGCGCATTTGTTAGAAGCGGCCTAGTGGCAAATGATAAAGGAATATTAGTTGGTTCATCTACTACTGGACCAGAGATTTTAAGAATTCAGAAAGCTTTAGGTGAATGAGATGGAGGAGATTAAAGTTTACATGGTAAAAGGCACTG from Acidianus ambivalens harbors:
- a CDS encoding DNA-binding protein, whose translation is MSEDEYDPELQNLLARRAEEESRRALEERRKREEYEKQKEALLRVILTPEARQRLNNVKLVKPELAESLENQLIALAQAGRIRVPITDDELKEILAQVAEQNKRDYKIQIRERGWK
- a CDS encoding 50S ribosomal protein L39e, with translation MSTTKPLAKKLRLAKALKSNSAIPAWVILKTNGKVRINPLRRNWRRNSLKV
- a CDS encoding 50S ribosomal protein L31e; translated protein: MREKDNFEMVINLRKIATGKRTNRLGRALKEIRSKIIRHFGADRVVIDPLVVKSLSTNGYDKIKSRIRVVVSKLDEKTYLVKLAIKSE
- a CDS encoding translation initiation factor IF-6, with product MNIQRLSIFGTDNIGVYIFSNDKYTFVPKNLDNETKKLIQENLGTEIIETTIADSFLIGIFMTGNNKALLLPKNIRDDELKIVKELAKDIRVEVLNLKTTALGNVILTNDNAALVYPEFSDAEVKQIKEALQVDEIKKGRIAHVSVVGSVGVVTDKGGIVHIDASDDEIKELSKLFKINIDIGTVNFGSAFVRSGLVANDKGILVGSSTTGPEILRIQKALGE